In a single window of the Salvelinus alpinus chromosome 15, SLU_Salpinus.1, whole genome shotgun sequence genome:
- the LOC139539890 gene encoding nuclear transport factor 2-like, with amino-acid sequence MGEKPIWEQIGSSFVQHYYQLFDTDRTQLGAIYIDASCLTWEGQQFQGKVAIVEKLSTLPFLKIAHSITAQDHQPTPDSCIMSMVVGQLKADEDPIMGFHQSFILKNINDAWVCTNDMFRLALHNFG; translated from the exons ATGGGGGAAAAGCCGATTTGGGAACAGATAGGATCCAGTTTTGTGCAACATTACTACCAGCTTTTTGACACGGACAGGACCCAGCTTGGAGCAATATAT ATCGATGCATCATGCCTTACATGGGAGGGACAGCAATTCCAGGGAAAAGTAGCGATTGTCGAGAAACTTTCC ACTCTCCCCTTCTTAAAAATAGCTCACAGTATAACAGCACAAGACCACCAGCCCACACCTGACAGCTGTATAATGAGTATGGTAGTAGGACAATTAAAA GCTGATGAGGACCCCATCATGGGATTTCATCAGAGTTTCATCCTGAAGAACATTAATGATGCCTGGGTATGCACCAATGACATGTTCCGGCTCGCGCTGCACAATTTCGGCTAA
- the tsnaxip1 gene encoding translin-associated factor X-interacting protein 1 isoform X3 → MSTQKYIRLPPLSSFERLSSECQHNAEKRTGRQVAIGGPGSCRASTRVGCTSGYLSTWPAHVTSQVIQQGRRYTSGGEIRNHGCGDEFGGPVGKPRFLEQLESYLKKELQALDPQQPKVQERKLQAYREVFGCFIEDFKTYKPLLCAIKNEYEITLAAYLRDQIRELEPLRARLVVVSEQCEKRILGLREEERVEIRALKQERQHRQKVIENMRETQSALQTQVCCLQADLAAQYLMYREECDARKLLIANISSMSYGPDEEPEEEQEVEIEDPVKEKLALKVCREDLTKAQVELNRLHAEYGDVVPRRDWETLDHTHKENLLKLETLQKDFDQMKAEYNTLLEVHKQVTTQRDSLQGELEGFKEASTPRPEWEQCAGVLGGSERWADLSQGQSSQRRLEILLAELGGKNSEFFTGLGTSDDVPIYLRYEGQLKNHRLKKNAVVTILKEVWKEKVMEDGRRNESSNLPEFLRQHLESQYGEKAGEWAYSLVEGIRQHQKDDSVSLFNDILTGKVDESVYHGQTHLLSNLLKVLIHSDSTESGMLSVQDFRDDLQMAFPLKRAQDIDELVTTAQAELDNNGGSLPYQRLYTEDGKHKDFLNLVKKQASTERHMYISQLRTQLGGKGEVTVADLRAAFKNIDPSLDATTLDWVLTMAFQIHQEELEQHTTQMDTELALQHLLAVDVTRAGPAPQQD, encoded by the exons ATGTCGACACAGAAATATATTAGATTACCACCTTTATCATCGTTTGAACG ACTGTCGTCTGAGTGTCAACATAACGCTGAAAAAAGAACTGGGCGACAAGTGGCAATTGGCGGTCCTGGCTCATGTAGAGCATCAACCAGA gttGGCTGTACTTCAGGTTACCTGTCAACCTGGCCTGCCCATGTCACCTCTCAAGTTATTCAGCAGGGGAGGAGATATACTTCAGGTGGAGAGATCAGGAACCATGG ATGCGGTGATGAGTTTGGTGGCCCTGTGGGGAAGCCACGATTCCTGGAGCAGCTTGAAAGCTACCTAAAGAAGGAGCTGCAGGCTCTTGACCCACAACAACCAAAAGTCCAGGAGCGCAAACTACAG GCATACCGGGAGGTCTTTGGCTGTTTCATTGAGGACTTCAAAACGTACAAGCCGCTTCTGTGTGCCATAAAAAATGAATATGAAATCACATTAG CAGCATACCTACGGGACCAGATCCGGGAGCTGGAGCCTCTCCGTGCTCGTCTGGTTGTGGTGTCAGAGCAGTGTGAAAAGAGGATACTGGGCctgcgagaggaggagagggtagagatTAGAGCTCTGAAGCAAGAGCGCCAACACCGTCAAAAGGTTATTGAAAACATGAGAGAGACACAAAGTGCCCTGCAGACCCAG GTGTGTTGTCTGCAGGCAGACCTGGCCGCTCAGTATCTAATGTACAGAGAAGAATGTGATGCTCGCAAGCTGCTCATCGCCAACATCAGCAGCATGAGCTATGGACCAGATGAGGAACCCGAGGAAGAGCAGGAAG TGGAAATCGAGGACCCAGTGAAGGAGAAATTGGCTCTGAAGGTGTGTCGAGAGGACCTGACTAAAGCCCAGGTGGAGTTAAATCGCTTGCATGCTGAGTATGGAGACGTAGTTCCCCGCCGTGACTGGGAGACGCTGGACCATACCCACAAAGAGAACTTGCTTAAG CTGGAGACCCTGCAGAAAGACTTTGATCAGATGAAGGCTGAATATAACACACTGCTTGAGGTGCACAAGCAAGTCACAACACAGAGGGACAGCCTCCAGGGAGAACTGGAGGGCTTCAAAGAGGCCTCTACCCCCAGGCCAGAATGGGAGCAGTGTGCAG GCGTACTGGGAGGTAGTGAGCGTTGGGCAGATCTCTCCCAGGGCCAGTCCAGCCAGCGGCGTTTGGAGATCCTGCTGGCAGAACTGGGAGGAAAGAACTCAGAGTTTTTCACTGGACTG GGTACTTCTGATGATGTGCCCATATACCTGCGCTATGAGGGGCAGTTAAAGAACCATAGGCTAAAGAAGAATGCGGTTGTGACAATCCTCAAGGAGGTTTGGAAGGAGAAGGTCATGGAGGATGGAAGG AGAAATGAAAGCAGCAATCTTCCCGAGTTTCTGCGGCAACATCTGGAGAGCCAATATGGGGAAAAGGCTGGAGAGTGGGCTTATAGCTTAGTAGAGGGCATTCGTCAACACCAAAAGGATGACTCTGTCAGCCTCTTCAATGACATTCTCACAGGAAAG GTGGATGAGAGTGTGTACCATGGTCAGACACATCTACTGTCTAACCTGCTGAAAGTGTTGATCCACAGTGACAGTACAGAGAGTGGGATGCTCAGTGTTCAGGATTTCAG AGATGACTTGCAAATGGCCTTCCCTCTGAAAAGAGCGCAAGACATCGATGAGCTAGTGACCACAGCTCAGGCCGAGCTAGACAACAACGGTGGGAGCCTCCCATACCAAAGACTGTATACAGAG GATGGGAAACACAAAGACTTCCTGAATCTGGTGAAGAAGCAGGCCTCCACAGAGAGGCATATGTATATCAGCCAACTGAGGACTCAGCTGGGAGGCAAAGG AGAGGTGACTGTGGCCGATCTAAGGGCTGCCTTTAAGAACATTGACCCCTCTCTGGACGCTACCACACTAGACTGGGTCCTAACTATGGCATTCCAGATACACCAGGAGGAGCTAGAACAGCACACAACACAAATGGACACAGAGCTGGCCCTGCAGCACCTCCTGGCAGTAGATGTGACCAGGGCTGGGCCTGCACCACAACAGGACTGA
- the tsnaxip1 gene encoding translin-associated factor X-interacting protein 1 isoform X2 yields the protein MSTQKYIRLPPLSSFERLSSECQHNAEKRTGRQVAIGGPGSCRASTRVGCTSGYLSTWPAHVTSQVIQQGRRYTSGGEIRNHGCGDEFGGPVGKPRFLEQLESYLKKELQALDPQQPKVQERKLQAYREVFGCFIEDFKTYKPLLCAIKNEYEITLAYLRDQIRELEPLRARLVVVSEQCEKRILGLREEERVEIRALKQERQHRQKVIENMRETQSALQTQVCCLQADLAAQYLMYREECDARKLLIANISSMSYGPDEEPEEEQEEVEIEDPVKEKLALKVCREDLTKAQVELNRLHAEYGDVVPRRDWETLDHTHKENLLKLETLQKDFDQMKAEYNTLLEVHKQVTTQRDSLQGELEGFKEASTPRPEWEQCAGVLGGSERWADLSQGQSSQRRLEILLAELGGKNSEFFTGLGTSDDVPIYLRYEGQLKNHRLKKNAVVTILKEVWKEKVMEDGRRNESSNLPEFLRQHLESQYGEKAGEWAYSLVEGIRQHQKDDSVSLFNDILTGKVDESVYHGQTHLLSNLLKVLIHSDSTESGMLSVQDFRDDLQMAFPLKRAQDIDELVTTAQAELDNNGGSLPYQRLYTEDGKHKDFLNLVKKQASTERHMYISQLRTQLGGKGEVTVADLRAAFKNIDPSLDATTLDWVLTMAFQIHQEELEQHTTQMDTELALQHLLAVDVTRAGPAPQQD from the exons ATGTCGACACAGAAATATATTAGATTACCACCTTTATCATCGTTTGAACG ACTGTCGTCTGAGTGTCAACATAACGCTGAAAAAAGAACTGGGCGACAAGTGGCAATTGGCGGTCCTGGCTCATGTAGAGCATCAACCAGA gttGGCTGTACTTCAGGTTACCTGTCAACCTGGCCTGCCCATGTCACCTCTCAAGTTATTCAGCAGGGGAGGAGATATACTTCAGGTGGAGAGATCAGGAACCATGG ATGCGGTGATGAGTTTGGTGGCCCTGTGGGGAAGCCACGATTCCTGGAGCAGCTTGAAAGCTACCTAAAGAAGGAGCTGCAGGCTCTTGACCCACAACAACCAAAAGTCCAGGAGCGCAAACTACAG GCATACCGGGAGGTCTTTGGCTGTTTCATTGAGGACTTCAAAACGTACAAGCCGCTTCTGTGTGCCATAAAAAATGAATATGAAATCACATTAG CATACCTACGGGACCAGATCCGGGAGCTGGAGCCTCTCCGTGCTCGTCTGGTTGTGGTGTCAGAGCAGTGTGAAAAGAGGATACTGGGCctgcgagaggaggagagggtagagatTAGAGCTCTGAAGCAAGAGCGCCAACACCGTCAAAAGGTTATTGAAAACATGAGAGAGACACAAAGTGCCCTGCAGACCCAG GTGTGTTGTCTGCAGGCAGACCTGGCCGCTCAGTATCTAATGTACAGAGAAGAATGTGATGCTCGCAAGCTGCTCATCGCCAACATCAGCAGCATGAGCTATGGACCAGATGAGGAACCCGAGGAAGAGCAGGAAG AAGTGGAAATCGAGGACCCAGTGAAGGAGAAATTGGCTCTGAAGGTGTGTCGAGAGGACCTGACTAAAGCCCAGGTGGAGTTAAATCGCTTGCATGCTGAGTATGGAGACGTAGTTCCCCGCCGTGACTGGGAGACGCTGGACCATACCCACAAAGAGAACTTGCTTAAG CTGGAGACCCTGCAGAAAGACTTTGATCAGATGAAGGCTGAATATAACACACTGCTTGAGGTGCACAAGCAAGTCACAACACAGAGGGACAGCCTCCAGGGAGAACTGGAGGGCTTCAAAGAGGCCTCTACCCCCAGGCCAGAATGGGAGCAGTGTGCAG GCGTACTGGGAGGTAGTGAGCGTTGGGCAGATCTCTCCCAGGGCCAGTCCAGCCAGCGGCGTTTGGAGATCCTGCTGGCAGAACTGGGAGGAAAGAACTCAGAGTTTTTCACTGGACTG GGTACTTCTGATGATGTGCCCATATACCTGCGCTATGAGGGGCAGTTAAAGAACCATAGGCTAAAGAAGAATGCGGTTGTGACAATCCTCAAGGAGGTTTGGAAGGAGAAGGTCATGGAGGATGGAAGG AGAAATGAAAGCAGCAATCTTCCCGAGTTTCTGCGGCAACATCTGGAGAGCCAATATGGGGAAAAGGCTGGAGAGTGGGCTTATAGCTTAGTAGAGGGCATTCGTCAACACCAAAAGGATGACTCTGTCAGCCTCTTCAATGACATTCTCACAGGAAAG GTGGATGAGAGTGTGTACCATGGTCAGACACATCTACTGTCTAACCTGCTGAAAGTGTTGATCCACAGTGACAGTACAGAGAGTGGGATGCTCAGTGTTCAGGATTTCAG AGATGACTTGCAAATGGCCTTCCCTCTGAAAAGAGCGCAAGACATCGATGAGCTAGTGACCACAGCTCAGGCCGAGCTAGACAACAACGGTGGGAGCCTCCCATACCAAAGACTGTATACAGAG GATGGGAAACACAAAGACTTCCTGAATCTGGTGAAGAAGCAGGCCTCCACAGAGAGGCATATGTATATCAGCCAACTGAGGACTCAGCTGGGAGGCAAAGG AGAGGTGACTGTGGCCGATCTAAGGGCTGCCTTTAAGAACATTGACCCCTCTCTGGACGCTACCACACTAGACTGGGTCCTAACTATGGCATTCCAGATACACCAGGAGGAGCTAGAACAGCACACAACACAAATGGACACAGAGCTGGCCCTGCAGCACCTCCTGGCAGTAGATGTGACCAGGGCTGGGCCTGCACCACAACAGGACTGA
- the tsnaxip1 gene encoding translin-associated factor X-interacting protein 1 isoform X1 encodes MSTQKYIRLPPLSSFERLSSECQHNAEKRTGRQVAIGGPGSCRASTRVGCTSGYLSTWPAHVTSQVIQQGRRYTSGGEIRNHGCGDEFGGPVGKPRFLEQLESYLKKELQALDPQQPKVQERKLQAYREVFGCFIEDFKTYKPLLCAIKNEYEITLAAYLRDQIRELEPLRARLVVVSEQCEKRILGLREEERVEIRALKQERQHRQKVIENMRETQSALQTQVCCLQADLAAQYLMYREECDARKLLIANISSMSYGPDEEPEEEQEEVEIEDPVKEKLALKVCREDLTKAQVELNRLHAEYGDVVPRRDWETLDHTHKENLLKLETLQKDFDQMKAEYNTLLEVHKQVTTQRDSLQGELEGFKEASTPRPEWEQCAGVLGGSERWADLSQGQSSQRRLEILLAELGGKNSEFFTGLGTSDDVPIYLRYEGQLKNHRLKKNAVVTILKEVWKEKVMEDGRRNESSNLPEFLRQHLESQYGEKAGEWAYSLVEGIRQHQKDDSVSLFNDILTGKVDESVYHGQTHLLSNLLKVLIHSDSTESGMLSVQDFRDDLQMAFPLKRAQDIDELVTTAQAELDNNGGSLPYQRLYTEDGKHKDFLNLVKKQASTERHMYISQLRTQLGGKGEVTVADLRAAFKNIDPSLDATTLDWVLTMAFQIHQEELEQHTTQMDTELALQHLLAVDVTRAGPAPQQD; translated from the exons ATGTCGACACAGAAATATATTAGATTACCACCTTTATCATCGTTTGAACG ACTGTCGTCTGAGTGTCAACATAACGCTGAAAAAAGAACTGGGCGACAAGTGGCAATTGGCGGTCCTGGCTCATGTAGAGCATCAACCAGA gttGGCTGTACTTCAGGTTACCTGTCAACCTGGCCTGCCCATGTCACCTCTCAAGTTATTCAGCAGGGGAGGAGATATACTTCAGGTGGAGAGATCAGGAACCATGG ATGCGGTGATGAGTTTGGTGGCCCTGTGGGGAAGCCACGATTCCTGGAGCAGCTTGAAAGCTACCTAAAGAAGGAGCTGCAGGCTCTTGACCCACAACAACCAAAAGTCCAGGAGCGCAAACTACAG GCATACCGGGAGGTCTTTGGCTGTTTCATTGAGGACTTCAAAACGTACAAGCCGCTTCTGTGTGCCATAAAAAATGAATATGAAATCACATTAG CAGCATACCTACGGGACCAGATCCGGGAGCTGGAGCCTCTCCGTGCTCGTCTGGTTGTGGTGTCAGAGCAGTGTGAAAAGAGGATACTGGGCctgcgagaggaggagagggtagagatTAGAGCTCTGAAGCAAGAGCGCCAACACCGTCAAAAGGTTATTGAAAACATGAGAGAGACACAAAGTGCCCTGCAGACCCAG GTGTGTTGTCTGCAGGCAGACCTGGCCGCTCAGTATCTAATGTACAGAGAAGAATGTGATGCTCGCAAGCTGCTCATCGCCAACATCAGCAGCATGAGCTATGGACCAGATGAGGAACCCGAGGAAGAGCAGGAAG AAGTGGAAATCGAGGACCCAGTGAAGGAGAAATTGGCTCTGAAGGTGTGTCGAGAGGACCTGACTAAAGCCCAGGTGGAGTTAAATCGCTTGCATGCTGAGTATGGAGACGTAGTTCCCCGCCGTGACTGGGAGACGCTGGACCATACCCACAAAGAGAACTTGCTTAAG CTGGAGACCCTGCAGAAAGACTTTGATCAGATGAAGGCTGAATATAACACACTGCTTGAGGTGCACAAGCAAGTCACAACACAGAGGGACAGCCTCCAGGGAGAACTGGAGGGCTTCAAAGAGGCCTCTACCCCCAGGCCAGAATGGGAGCAGTGTGCAG GCGTACTGGGAGGTAGTGAGCGTTGGGCAGATCTCTCCCAGGGCCAGTCCAGCCAGCGGCGTTTGGAGATCCTGCTGGCAGAACTGGGAGGAAAGAACTCAGAGTTTTTCACTGGACTG GGTACTTCTGATGATGTGCCCATATACCTGCGCTATGAGGGGCAGTTAAAGAACCATAGGCTAAAGAAGAATGCGGTTGTGACAATCCTCAAGGAGGTTTGGAAGGAGAAGGTCATGGAGGATGGAAGG AGAAATGAAAGCAGCAATCTTCCCGAGTTTCTGCGGCAACATCTGGAGAGCCAATATGGGGAAAAGGCTGGAGAGTGGGCTTATAGCTTAGTAGAGGGCATTCGTCAACACCAAAAGGATGACTCTGTCAGCCTCTTCAATGACATTCTCACAGGAAAG GTGGATGAGAGTGTGTACCATGGTCAGACACATCTACTGTCTAACCTGCTGAAAGTGTTGATCCACAGTGACAGTACAGAGAGTGGGATGCTCAGTGTTCAGGATTTCAG AGATGACTTGCAAATGGCCTTCCCTCTGAAAAGAGCGCAAGACATCGATGAGCTAGTGACCACAGCTCAGGCCGAGCTAGACAACAACGGTGGGAGCCTCCCATACCAAAGACTGTATACAGAG GATGGGAAACACAAAGACTTCCTGAATCTGGTGAAGAAGCAGGCCTCCACAGAGAGGCATATGTATATCAGCCAACTGAGGACTCAGCTGGGAGGCAAAGG AGAGGTGACTGTGGCCGATCTAAGGGCTGCCTTTAAGAACATTGACCCCTCTCTGGACGCTACCACACTAGACTGGGTCCTAACTATGGCATTCCAGATACACCAGGAGGAGCTAGAACAGCACACAACACAAATGGACACAGAGCTGGCCCTGCAGCACCTCCTGGCAGTAGATGTGACCAGGGCTGGGCCTGCACCACAACAGGACTGA